A genome region from Rhodanobacter thiooxydans includes the following:
- a CDS encoding amino acid permease produces the protein MGFLGKLVRHKTVEQLQAEAGTRGDFRRVLGLWQLTAIGIGGIIGVGIFVLAGQQAAMNAGPAVALSFLIAGVGSACAALCYAEFAGLIPVTGSAYTYGYAVLGELAAWIIGWDLLLEYALVVAVVAIGWSGYVQVLLASADVHLPEWAQQSMSAQTMQYYLQQLFGLHGSTAIAGPSDGHRFNVIAAGVSLAVAVLLTVRTEWGARFNTAVVAIKVIGVLLVVGVGVFYIDAANWHPFVPPRVVDAATGVGRFGWQGVLTGASVVFFAVFGYDTLTTAAEESRNPQRDLPRAVLLSLAIAMVLYLAVSLVLTGIAHYSTLGGEASVSDAFEQIGLHWLSVTIAAAAVIGVTSVLFAFMLGAARIWFALARDGLLPGWFARVSPRFGTPARPTLILGAFTALVAGLLPIGEVAELVNIGTLSAFIVICASIMLLRVRRPDLRRNFRTPAVWFTAPLGIVFSAVLIYGLPQKTYERFIWWMALGCLIYFAYGIRHSKLAQRGRT, from the coding sequence ATGGGATTCCTCGGCAAGCTGGTGCGCCACAAGACGGTCGAGCAACTGCAGGCGGAGGCCGGCACGCGCGGCGACTTCCGCCGCGTGCTGGGCCTGTGGCAGCTCACCGCGATCGGCATCGGCGGCATCATCGGCGTCGGCATCTTCGTGCTGGCCGGCCAGCAGGCGGCAATGAACGCCGGCCCGGCGGTGGCGCTCAGCTTCCTCATTGCCGGCGTCGGCAGTGCGTGTGCGGCGCTGTGCTACGCCGAGTTCGCCGGGCTGATCCCGGTCACCGGCAGCGCCTATACCTACGGCTACGCGGTGCTCGGTGAGCTCGCCGCGTGGATCATCGGCTGGGACCTGCTGCTGGAATACGCGCTGGTGGTCGCGGTGGTGGCGATCGGCTGGTCCGGCTACGTGCAGGTGCTCTTGGCCTCGGCCGACGTGCACCTGCCGGAGTGGGCGCAGCAGAGCATGAGCGCACAGACCATGCAGTACTACCTGCAGCAGCTGTTCGGCCTGCACGGTTCGACGGCGATCGCCGGGCCCAGCGACGGCCATCGCTTCAACGTGATCGCTGCCGGCGTGTCGCTGGCGGTCGCCGTGCTGCTGACCGTGCGCACCGAGTGGGGCGCGCGCTTCAACACCGCGGTGGTGGCGATCAAGGTGATCGGCGTGCTGCTGGTGGTCGGCGTGGGCGTGTTCTACATCGACGCGGCGAACTGGCACCCGTTCGTGCCGCCGCGGGTGGTCGATGCCGCCACCGGCGTCGGCCGCTTCGGCTGGCAAGGTGTGCTGACCGGCGCCAGCGTGGTGTTCTTCGCGGTGTTCGGCTACGACACGCTGACCACCGCGGCGGAGGAGTCGCGTAACCCGCAGCGCGACCTGCCGCGCGCGGTGCTGCTGTCGCTGGCGATCGCGATGGTGCTGTACCTGGCGGTGTCGCTGGTGCTCACCGGCATCGCCCACTACAGCACGCTCGGCGGCGAGGCCTCGGTGTCCGACGCGTTCGAGCAGATCGGCCTGCACTGGCTCAGCGTGACCATCGCGGCGGCCGCGGTGATCGGCGTCACCAGCGTGCTGTTCGCGTTCATGCTGGGCGCGGCGCGGATCTGGTTCGCGCTGGCCCGCGACGGCCTGCTGCCGGGCTGGTTCGCCAGGGTCAGCCCGCGCTTCGGCACGCCGGCACGGCCGACCCTGATCCTGGGCGCGTTCACCGCGCTGGTGGCCGGGCTGCTGCCGATCGGCGAGGTGGCCGAGCTGGTCAACATCGGCACGCTCAGCGCCTTCATCGTCATCTGCGCCTCGATCATGCTGCTGCGCGTGCGTCGGCCCGACCTGCGCCGCAATTTCCGTACGCCGGCGGTGTGGTTCACCGCGCCGCTGGGCATCGTGTTCTCCGCCGTGCTGATCTACGGCCTGCCGCAGAAAACCTACGAGCGTTTCATCTGGTGGATGGCGCTGGGTTGCCTGATCTATTTCGCCTACGGCATCCGGCACAGCAAGCTGGCGCAGCGCGGGCGGACGTAA
- a CDS encoding GGDEF domain-containing protein translates to MYALFKHLRQVRDDGQRREYSRYLAQQMGPMIHALMLVGTLAYLVAVIAGTLVHPSPLPLWLRLAPLPPLLLIAASTRRVRQPGLLSTLTLLCVALLEIGINLNGADDLHRQSVVLPGLLLPVASSVIWLGRWDFIAAMLLCALGPLPMLLSGNIDSALVFQYLVYMAIAIVLSTVLRAFMARTLFEQFRLERQLREQANTDGLTGLLVRNRFLELTRSALAELHRQRQPACMLFVDADRFKQLNDQYGHAAGDAALVALAATLRGQTRAGDLIGRIGGEEFAMLLPGNSLEQGCRRAEQLRQSMHEIQRPDGPLTTSIGVACSPRCRDDIQTLLARADQAMRQAKNAGRDRVVCSPDDC, encoded by the coding sequence ATGTACGCCTTGTTCAAGCATCTGCGACAGGTCCGCGACGACGGGCAACGTCGCGAGTACAGCCGTTATCTGGCGCAGCAGATGGGGCCGATGATCCATGCCCTGATGCTGGTGGGCACGCTGGCCTACCTGGTGGCGGTGATCGCCGGCACCCTGGTGCACCCTTCGCCGTTGCCGCTGTGGCTGCGCCTTGCTCCGCTGCCGCCGCTGCTGCTGATTGCCGCCTCGACGCGGCGGGTGCGCCAGCCCGGCCTGCTCAGCACGCTGACCCTGCTGTGCGTCGCGCTGCTGGAGATCGGCATCAACCTCAACGGCGCGGACGACCTGCACCGGCAGTCGGTGGTGCTGCCCGGGCTGCTGCTGCCGGTGGCGTCCTCGGTGATCTGGCTGGGCCGCTGGGACTTCATCGCCGCCATGCTGCTGTGCGCGCTGGGGCCGCTGCCGATGCTGCTGTCCGGCAACATCGACAGTGCGCTGGTATTCCAGTACCTGGTCTACATGGCGATCGCGATCGTGCTGTCGACGGTGCTGCGCGCATTCATGGCGCGCACCTTGTTCGAGCAGTTCCGCCTGGAACGCCAGCTGCGCGAGCAGGCCAACACCGACGGCCTCACCGGCCTGCTGGTGCGCAACCGCTTCCTGGAGCTGACGCGCTCCGCGCTGGCCGAGTTGCACCGGCAACGGCAGCCGGCCTGCATGCTGTTCGTCGATGCCGACCGCTTCAAGCAGCTCAACGACCAGTACGGCCACGCCGCTGGCGACGCGGCGCTGGTCGCGCTGGCCGCGACGCTGCGTGGGCAGACCCGCGCGGGCGACCTGATCGGCCGCATCGGCGGCGAGGAGTTCGCCATGCTGCTGCCCGGCAACAGCCTGGAACAGGGGTGCCGGCGCGCCGAGCAGCTGCGCCAGTCGATGCACGAGATCCAGCGCCCCGACGGCCCGCTCACCACCAGCATCGGCGTCGCCTGTTCGCCGCGCTGCCGCGACGACATCCAGACCCTGCTGGCGCGCGCCGACCAGGCCATGCGCCAGGCCAAGAACGCCGGGCGCGACCGCGTGGTGTGCAGCCCCGACGACTGCTGA
- a CDS encoding M61 family metallopeptidase, translating into MKATRLAIALAATALGPASFAALADVPAPQDVPYQGTLKIKLDATDVARRIFRVHETISAQPGPLTLLYPQWLPGHHSPSGPIDKLAGLVVTANGKTLPWKRDTLNVYAFHVEVPADASSVEVSFQFLSPQNIRQGRVVMTPEMLNLQWNANTVYPAGYFSKRIMTEASVTFPAGWQFGSALEVASRDGDTVHFKPLAYNELVDSPIYAGKYFKRVDLDPGAKAPVYLDIVADAPKYLEITPQQLKLHQNLVQQMYKLYGAHHYDHYDFLLSLSDKMSGNGLEHHRSSENGVSTGYFTEWDKNALSRDLLPHEFNHSWDGKYRRGADLTTPNFNVPMEDSLLWVYEGQTQFWGQVMAARSGLWSGEQTRDMLAFVAATYDRGRPGLASWRNVQDTTNDPIIAQRAPLPYRNYQASEDYYSAGQMIWLDVDAKLRELSRGKHSIDDFGKVFFGMGNGQWNVNTYTFEDVVKTLDQFQPFDWASYLRTRLDGHGPMTGGIAAHGWKLVYTDQPSAAVKAIEARRHSADLTYSLGLSIGKGGDIADVLWDGPAFKAGISPGMTLVAVNSRDYDADALKDAVTAAAKDKSQPVELLVKNFDQYQTVRIDYHDGLKYPHLVRDNSKPDTLGELLKAR; encoded by the coding sequence TTGAAAGCCACCCGCCTCGCCATCGCCCTCGCCGCCACCGCTCTCGGCCCGGCCAGTTTCGCCGCCCTTGCCGATGTCCCGGCGCCGCAGGATGTGCCCTACCAGGGCACCTTGAAGATCAAGCTGGACGCCACCGACGTGGCGCGCCGGATCTTCCGCGTGCACGAGACGATTTCGGCGCAGCCGGGGCCGTTGACCCTGCTGTACCCGCAGTGGCTGCCGGGGCACCACTCGCCCAGCGGCCCGATCGACAAGCTGGCCGGCCTGGTGGTGACCGCCAACGGCAAGACCCTGCCGTGGAAGCGCGACACCCTGAACGTCTACGCCTTCCACGTCGAGGTGCCCGCAGACGCCAGCAGCGTCGAGGTGTCGTTCCAGTTCCTGTCGCCGCAGAACATCCGCCAGGGCCGCGTGGTGATGACGCCGGAAATGCTGAACCTGCAGTGGAACGCCAACACGGTGTATCCGGCCGGCTATTTCAGCAAGCGCATCATGACCGAGGCCAGCGTGACCTTCCCCGCCGGCTGGCAGTTCGGCAGCGCGCTGGAAGTGGCCTCGCGCGACGGCGACACGGTGCACTTCAAGCCGCTCGCGTACAACGAGCTGGTCGACTCGCCGATCTACGCCGGCAAGTACTTCAAGCGCGTCGACCTGGACCCGGGCGCGAAGGCGCCGGTGTACCTCGACATCGTGGCCGACGCGCCCAAGTACCTGGAGATCACCCCGCAGCAGCTGAAGCTGCACCAGAACCTGGTGCAGCAGATGTACAAGCTGTACGGCGCGCACCACTACGACCACTACGACTTCCTGCTTTCGCTCAGCGACAAGATGAGCGGCAACGGCCTGGAGCACCACCGCTCCAGCGAGAACGGCGTGAGCACCGGCTACTTCACCGAGTGGGACAAGAATGCACTGAGCCGCGACCTGCTGCCGCACGAGTTCAACCATTCGTGGGACGGCAAGTACCGCCGCGGCGCCGACCTCACCACGCCGAACTTCAACGTGCCGATGGAAGACTCGCTGCTGTGGGTGTACGAGGGCCAGACCCAGTTCTGGGGCCAGGTGATGGCGGCGCGCTCGGGCCTGTGGAGCGGCGAGCAGACGCGCGACATGCTCGCCTTCGTCGCCGCCACCTACGACCGCGGCCGGCCCGGCCTGGCCAGCTGGCGCAACGTGCAGGACACCACCAATGACCCGATCATCGCCCAGCGCGCGCCGCTGCCGTACCGCAACTACCAGGCCAGCGAGGACTACTACTCGGCCGGCCAGATGATCTGGCTCGACGTCGACGCCAAGCTGCGCGAGCTGAGCCGCGGCAAGCATTCCATCGACGATTTCGGCAAGGTGTTCTTCGGCATGGGCAACGGCCAGTGGAACGTCAACACCTACACCTTCGAGGACGTGGTGAAGACGCTCGACCAGTTCCAGCCGTTCGACTGGGCCAGCTACCTGCGCACGCGCCTGGACGGCCACGGCCCGATGACCGGCGGCATCGCGGCGCACGGCTGGAAGCTGGTCTACACCGACCAGCCGTCCGCCGCGGTGAAGGCGATCGAGGCACGCCGGCACTCCGCCGACCTCACCTACTCGCTCGGCCTCTCGATCGGCAAGGGCGGCGACATCGCCGACGTGCTGTGGGACGGCCCCGCGTTCAAGGCCGGCATCTCGCCGGGCATGACCTTGGTCGCGGTCAACAGCCGTGACTACGACGCCGACGCGCTGAAGGACGCCGTCACCGCCGCGGCCAAGGACAAGAGCCAGCCGGTCGAGCTGCTGGTGAAGAACTTCGACCAGTACCAGACCGTGCGCATCGACTACCACGATGGCCTGAAGTATCCGCACCTGGTCCGCGACAACAGCAAGCCCGACACCCTGGGCGAGCTGCTCAAGGCACGCTGA
- a CDS encoding HEAT repeat domain-containing protein, which yields MDNPVNEATLLIVAYWVAVLTLVLAFSLLSVIVFLRARSRRRERRDRHARLHWSQLMQRMLAGEELQLRPLGQDEVAGFIETWNATHESLSRAESARLLPLGQRVGLADAARRMLRGNYHDRAMAIIALGHLREQDMFDELVPFLNDHSPIVSLCAAHALGQVDPPRAMAIFVPMILKRDDWMPGSVARILARNEDGSAARELDSALLHANTSTMAKLVRFLAEIDSARAAAVIRQLLDSSVDDHAISVCLQLVNDRQDRERVAGFLDASRWHVRMHAASALGRLGEATDAERLEPMLADKVWWVRYRAAQALLALPGMGTAALRQLQQRQDDAYGRDIIDQVLSEHDMGVVA from the coding sequence ATGGACAATCCTGTCAATGAGGCGACACTGCTGATCGTGGCGTATTGGGTGGCGGTGCTCACCCTGGTGCTCGCCTTCAGCCTGTTGTCGGTCATTGTTTTCCTGCGTGCGCGTTCGCGCCGGCGCGAGCGGCGCGACCGGCATGCGCGGCTGCACTGGTCGCAGCTGATGCAGCGCATGCTGGCGGGCGAAGAGCTGCAGTTGCGCCCGCTGGGGCAGGATGAAGTCGCCGGCTTCATCGAAACCTGGAACGCGACCCACGAATCGCTGTCCCGCGCGGAGTCGGCGCGATTGCTGCCGCTGGGGCAGCGCGTGGGCCTGGCGGATGCGGCGCGACGCATGCTGCGAGGCAACTACCACGATCGCGCGATGGCCATCATCGCGTTGGGGCACCTGCGTGAGCAGGACATGTTCGACGAGCTGGTGCCGTTCCTCAACGACCACAGCCCGATCGTCTCGCTGTGCGCGGCGCATGCGCTGGGACAGGTGGATCCGCCCCGGGCGATGGCGATATTCGTGCCGATGATCCTGAAGCGCGACGACTGGATGCCGGGCAGCGTGGCACGCATTCTGGCCCGGAACGAGGACGGCAGCGCGGCGCGCGAACTCGACAGCGCCTTGCTGCATGCCAATACCAGCACCATGGCGAAGCTGGTGCGGTTCCTGGCCGAGATCGATTCCGCGCGTGCCGCGGCGGTGATCCGGCAATTGCTCGACAGCTCGGTCGACGACCATGCGATCTCGGTCTGCCTGCAGCTGGTGAACGACCGGCAGGACCGCGAGCGGGTGGCGGGGTTCCTCGATGCGTCGCGCTGGCACGTGCGCATGCACGCAGCGTCGGCGCTGGGCCGCCTCGGCGAGGCGACCGACGCCGAGCGACTGGAGCCGATGCTGGCCGACAAGGTGTGGTGGGTGCGCTACCGCGCCGCGCAGGCGCTGCTGGCGCTGCCGGGCATGGGCACGGCCGCGCTGCGCCAGCTGCAGCAGCGGCAGGACGACGCCTACGGGCGGGACATCATCGACCAGGTGCTTTCCGAGCACGACATGGGAGTCGTGGCATGA
- a CDS encoding glycosyltransferase family 2 protein, giving the protein MNTYWSAVPALLQLGSWEHVLVSMQWIFMIYFVAINLAYLILNYISAYQIVRYMREYRANYLPPGLREYQPPVSIVLPAHNEEKSVVASVHSLLKTNYPEFEVVVVNDGSSDRTRHALIEAFGLVKVPEAYRARLHTEQVEGVYASARYPHVRMVDKANGGKADAINAGINCVRYPLFCVVDADCILQPESLSRVVRPFLEDRRVAATGGVVRVLNGCKVADGMLSRVGLPDRWLPSFQVIEYLRAFLFGRMGWSPMNALLIISGAFGVFYKERVIAIGGYRDDTVGEDMDLVVRLHRNLREEKRDYRIVFVPDPVCWTEVPTDVASLGNQRVRWQRGLAESLWSNIGLMFNRRGGVVGWVAFPFMLLFEFLGPIIEVVGYVSMIVLALAGLVPLKVFLVFLAAAIGMGVLLSVNAMLLEELSFGLYARPVQQLRLFAVAVLENFGYRQMNSCWRFYGTLLWLFGLRKHHRWGHIRRDGSWHHGQAENETMPIDQVSEGSKQA; this is encoded by the coding sequence ATGAACACGTACTGGAGCGCGGTCCCGGCCTTGCTGCAGCTGGGCTCCTGGGAGCATGTGCTGGTCTCGATGCAGTGGATCTTCATGATCTACTTCGTGGCGATCAATCTGGCCTACCTGATCCTCAACTACATCTCCGCCTACCAGATTGTGCGCTACATGCGCGAGTACCGGGCCAACTACCTGCCGCCCGGCCTGCGCGAATACCAGCCACCGGTGAGCATCGTGCTGCCCGCGCACAATGAGGAGAAGTCGGTGGTGGCCTCGGTGCACTCGCTGCTCAAGACCAACTACCCCGAGTTCGAGGTCGTCGTGGTCAACGACGGCTCCAGCGACCGCACCCGCCACGCGCTGATCGAGGCCTTCGGTCTGGTCAAGGTGCCCGAGGCCTATCGCGCGCGGCTGCACACCGAACAGGTCGAGGGCGTGTACGCGTCGGCGCGCTACCCGCACGTGCGCATGGTGGACAAGGCCAACGGCGGCAAGGCCGACGCGATCAACGCCGGCATCAACTGCGTGCGCTATCCGCTGTTCTGCGTGGTGGACGCCGACTGCATCCTGCAACCGGAGAGCCTTTCGCGGGTGGTGCGTCCGTTCCTGGAGGATCGGCGCGTGGCGGCCACCGGCGGCGTGGTGCGCGTGCTCAACGGCTGCAAGGTCGCCGACGGCATGCTGTCCAGGGTCGGCCTACCTGATCGCTGGCTGCCCAGCTTCCAGGTGATCGAGTACCTGCGCGCGTTCCTGTTCGGGCGCATGGGGTGGTCGCCGATGAACGCGCTGCTGATCATCTCCGGCGCCTTCGGCGTGTTCTACAAGGAGCGCGTGATCGCCATCGGCGGCTACCGTGACGACACGGTGGGCGAGGACATGGACCTGGTGGTGCGCCTGCACCGCAACCTGCGCGAGGAGAAGCGCGACTACCGCATCGTGTTCGTACCGGACCCGGTGTGCTGGACCGAGGTGCCGACCGACGTCGCCTCGCTGGGCAACCAGCGCGTGCGCTGGCAGCGCGGCCTGGCCGAAAGTCTGTGGTCGAACATCGGCCTGATGTTCAACCGCCGCGGCGGCGTGGTCGGCTGGGTGGCGTTCCCGTTCATGCTGCTGTTCGAGTTCCTCGGCCCGATCATCGAGGTGGTCGGCTATGTCTCGATGATCGTGCTGGCCCTGGCCGGGCTGGTGCCGCTGAAGGTGTTCCTGGTGTTCCTGGCGGCGGCGATCGGCATGGGCGTGCTGCTGTCGGTCAACGCGATGCTGCTGGAGGAACTGTCCTTCGGCCTGTACGCGCGGCCGGTGCAGCAGCTGCGGCTGTTCGCGGTCGCGGTGCTGGAGAACTTCGGCTACCGGCAGATGAACTCCTGCTGGCGCTTCTACGGCACGCTGCTGTGGCTGTTCGGACTGCGCAAGCACCATCGGTGGGGCCACATCCGGCGCGACGGCTCGTGGCACCACGGCCAGGCGGAGAACGAAACGATGCCGATCGACCAGGTTTCCGAAGGGAGCAAGCAGGCATGA
- a CDS encoding YaiO family outer membrane beta-barrel protein, with product MKRRNPSRRSRIRWPLLLALAASSPCLMAQTAADALTTQLVQIRQLATGGQRPLAIQRYTALLAEHPGNGDLLLARGRTYAWDGQYAAAEGDLRQVVQKSPDYADAWSALGDAYRWSGRPQQAADAYAHWMTLAPNDPAARMAHGAALRDAGQPAAARANFDAAAALGANPDEIAGLQQSLLPRAVYASRGYRWGVTAGWAYTGFSGGRQDWNDNDLSLRRYFDRGSLALELLRADHFGRSDTAWALDGYVSLWSRAYANLRYQQGPASGILPKQAWRVEVFQGVGSGWELSASIDQLRFSGNTDFYGIGVGRYVGNWYARYKLQYVPGVGSGSWSNRFVLRNYYRGDADDYLELSASSGRSTDMDRFGTLVRNSNAAIGVSWAHYLSPHWGFKLGAGYASDDDGYDERRLWLTLYARW from the coding sequence ATGAAGCGCAGGAACCCCTCCCGCAGGTCGCGTATCCGCTGGCCGCTGCTGCTGGCCCTGGCGGCGTCTTCGCCCTGCCTCATGGCGCAGACCGCCGCCGACGCGCTGACGACCCAGCTGGTGCAGATACGCCAGCTCGCCACCGGCGGCCAGCGGCCGTTGGCCATCCAGCGCTACACCGCCCTGCTGGCCGAACACCCCGGCAACGGCGACCTGCTGCTGGCGCGCGGACGCACCTACGCCTGGGACGGGCAGTACGCAGCGGCCGAAGGCGACCTGCGCCAGGTGGTGCAGAAGAGTCCGGATTACGCCGACGCCTGGTCGGCGCTGGGCGACGCCTATCGCTGGAGCGGTCGCCCGCAGCAGGCCGCCGACGCCTATGCACACTGGATGACGCTGGCGCCGAACGATCCGGCGGCGCGCATGGCGCATGGCGCCGCCCTGCGCGATGCCGGCCAGCCCGCGGCCGCCCGTGCCAATTTCGACGCTGCCGCGGCACTGGGGGCGAACCCCGACGAGATCGCCGGTCTGCAGCAAAGCCTGCTGCCGCGTGCGGTCTATGCCAGCCGGGGCTATCGCTGGGGCGTCACCGCCGGCTGGGCCTATACCGGGTTCAGTGGCGGCCGGCAGGACTGGAACGATAACGACCTGTCGCTGCGGCGCTACTTCGACCGCGGCTCGCTTGCCTTGGAACTGCTGCGTGCCGACCATTTCGGCCGCAGCGACACGGCCTGGGCACTGGACGGCTACGTGTCGCTGTGGTCGCGCGCCTACGCCAACCTGCGCTACCAGCAGGGCCCGGCCAGCGGCATCCTGCCGAAGCAGGCGTGGCGCGTGGAAGTGTTCCAGGGCGTGGGCAGCGGCTGGGAGTTGTCGGCCAGCATCGACCAGCTGCGCTTCAGCGGCAACACCGACTTCTACGGCATCGGCGTGGGCCGCTACGTCGGCAACTGGTACGCCCGCTACAAGCTGCAGTATGTGCCGGGTGTCGGCTCCGGCAGCTGGAGCAACCGCTTCGTGCTGCGCAACTACTACCGCGGCGATGCCGACGACTACCTGGAGCTGAGCGCCAGCAGCGGCCGCAGCACCGACATGGATCGCTTCGGCACCCTGGTGCGCAACAGCAATGCCGCCATCGGCGTGTCCTGGGCGCACTACCTTTCGCCGCACTGGGGATTCAAGCTGGGTGCGGGCTACGCCAGCGACGACGACGGCTACGACGAACGGCGACTGTGGCTGACGCTGTATGCGCGCTGGTGA
- a CDS encoding LTA synthase family protein, translating into MSAARHGQAWSRFSAVFPALLPAQFVLAAGAVAHGVAGIARGDSQQWVVAGVTLAQAALALLRAAPILLLLSLPLLALKRPRLRVAAVAVLWSLFIAMQVALDQYFQVARVPLGADLFGYSVAEIRTTLSGGLPSDPRSVLAYALPLLVLWGSLHACARWWAGGSGRWTTWLLTAGLLAWLLPLPTGARVLRDDAARDLASNKLAWFCADVWRWSRRGAEVVPATGAATAVAGADEPSLDPQFPFLHAEQTPDTLGPYFAPTTDGRPPNLVVIVVEGLGRSFSGPQASLGSFTPFLDELAARSLYFDNFLANQGRTFGVLPSLFNSAPFARAGFTALGARMPPGPGLFSLLRRQGYHTAFYNGTDTRFDNERAFLQLQGVQHLVDLHGFGAGYQRNPFSEWGYPDRELVSRVLADSAQLQTPFLLAMQTISMHTAYQFPGQDAYLARFERRLRELRIDDARLAAYRADANIYSTILYTDEQLRRYFDAVAKLPWYANTLFVITGDHRLPELPMGEHLDRYHVPLIIYSPLLRQARRIRAVSSQLDVTPSLLALLSHAYGLQRPARTPWLGTGLDLDDRFRNTHQLPLQQTKTSSPDYLAGRWWLHEGKLFELQEGMHLAPVDDARTRDWVVRRLQRYEQANAIFLQQMKLAPDGATPPLVAYREAAQEAQPVGEAPVMRGLSTASAEMAIAGDGVQLTATFSNGDAQASRTFVPLAVLTAEDGRELQEVSGRALQLPAGGQQQVRLTLQRPGACGSRCYVSVFPSDPQTGRAIGQGRYHVPLDVHATAGNAP; encoded by the coding sequence ATGAGCGCCGCGCGTCACGGCCAGGCCTGGTCCCGCTTTTCCGCCGTGTTCCCCGCCTTGCTGCCCGCGCAGTTCGTGCTGGCGGCAGGCGCGGTCGCCCACGGCGTCGCCGGCATCGCGCGCGGCGACAGCCAGCAGTGGGTGGTGGCCGGCGTCACGCTTGCGCAGGCAGCCCTGGCGCTGCTGCGCGCGGCGCCGATCCTGCTGCTGCTGTCGCTGCCGCTGCTGGCCTTGAAGCGGCCGCGGTTGCGCGTCGCGGCGGTGGCCGTACTTTGGTCGTTGTTCATCGCGATGCAGGTCGCGCTCGACCAGTATTTCCAGGTGGCGCGGGTACCGCTGGGCGCGGACCTGTTCGGCTACAGCGTCGCGGAAATCCGCACCACGCTGTCCGGCGGCCTGCCGTCCGATCCGCGCAGCGTGCTGGCCTACGCCCTGCCGCTGCTTGTGTTGTGGGGCAGCCTGCACGCGTGTGCGCGCTGGTGGGCAGGCGGCTCCGGGCGGTGGACGACGTGGCTGTTGACGGCAGGCCTGCTGGCATGGCTGTTGCCGCTGCCGACGGGTGCGCGCGTGCTGAGGGACGACGCGGCACGCGACCTGGCCAGCAACAAGCTGGCGTGGTTCTGTGCCGATGTCTGGCGCTGGTCCCGACGCGGCGCCGAGGTGGTGCCGGCCACCGGCGCCGCAACCGCCGTCGCCGGTGCGGACGAGCCGTCGCTGGATCCGCAGTTCCCGTTCCTGCATGCGGAGCAGACGCCGGACACGCTCGGCCCGTACTTCGCGCCCACCACCGACGGCCGCCCGCCCAACCTGGTGGTGATCGTGGTCGAGGGGCTGGGGCGTTCGTTCTCCGGTCCGCAGGCGTCGCTGGGCAGCTTCACGCCGTTCCTCGACGAGCTGGCGGCGCGCAGCCTGTACTTCGACAACTTCCTGGCCAACCAGGGCCGCACCTTCGGCGTGCTGCCCAGCCTGTTCAACTCGGCGCCGTTCGCCAGGGCAGGTTTCACCGCGCTGGGCGCGCGCATGCCGCCGGGCCCGGGCCTGTTCAGCCTGCTGCGGCGGCAGGGCTACCACACCGCGTTCTACAACGGCACCGATACCCGCTTCGACAACGAGCGCGCGTTCCTGCAGCTGCAGGGCGTGCAGCATCTGGTGGACCTGCACGGCTTCGGCGCCGGCTACCAGCGCAACCCCTTCAGCGAATGGGGCTACCCGGACCGCGAGCTGGTGTCGCGCGTGCTGGCCGACAGCGCGCAGCTGCAGACGCCGTTCCTGCTGGCGATGCAGACCATCTCCATGCATACCGCCTACCAATTTCCCGGACAGGACGCCTACCTCGCGCGCTTCGAACGACGCCTGCGCGAGCTGCGCATCGACGACGCACGGCTCGCGGCCTACCGGGCCGACGCCAACATCTACAGCACCATCCTCTACACCGACGAGCAGCTGCGCCGCTATTTCGACGCGGTGGCCAAGCTGCCGTGGTACGCGAACACGCTTTTCGTGATCACCGGCGACCATCGCCTGCCGGAACTCCCGATGGGCGAGCACCTCGACCGCTACCACGTGCCGCTGATCATCTACTCGCCACTGCTCAGGCAGGCCAGGCGCATCCGCGCGGTGTCCTCGCAACTGGACGTCACGCCGTCCTTGCTGGCGCTGCTGTCGCATGCCTACGGGCTGCAGCGACCGGCGCGCACGCCGTGGCTGGGCACCGGCCTGGACCTGGACGACCGCTTCCGCAACACGCATCAACTGCCCTTGCAGCAGACCAAAACCAGCTCGCCGGACTACCTGGCCGGCCGCTGGTGGCTGCATGAGGGAAAGCTGTTCGAACTGCAGGAGGGCATGCATCTGGCGCCGGTCGACGATGCACGGACGCGCGACTGGGTGGTACGCCGCCTGCAACGCTACGAGCAGGCCAATGCGATCTTCCTGCAACAGATGAAGCTCGCCCCCGACGGCGCCACGCCGCCGCTGGTGGCTTATCGGGAGGCCGCGCAGGAAGCGCAGCCCGTTGGCGAGGCACCGGTCATGCGCGGCCTGTCGACGGCTTCGGCCGAGATGGCCATTGCCGGCGACGGCGTACAGCTGACGGCCACCTTCAGCAACGGCGATGCGCAAGCGAGCCGCACCTTCGTGCCGCTGGCGGTGCTCACTGCCGAGGATGGCCGCGAACTGCAGGAAGTCTCCGGTCGCGCGCTGCAGCTTCCGGCGGGCGGACAGCAGCAGGTGCGGCTGACCCTGCAGCGACCCGGCGCCTGCGGCAGCCGCTGCTACGTTTCGGTGTTCCCGTCCGATCCGCAAACCGGCCGGGCGATCGGGCAGGGGCGATACCATGTGCCGCTGGATGTCCACGCCACGGCAGGAAACGCGCCATGA